In Helianthus annuus cultivar XRQ/B chromosome 9, HanXRQr2.0-SUNRISE, whole genome shotgun sequence, the following are encoded in one genomic region:
- the LOC110895170 gene encoding uncharacterized protein LOC110895170 isoform X2: protein MVSGSRYRFSLMVCSFIGCVLLFHVYFLNQSQHSQHAVMQMNSDHPYYRELVEVEDDGIKIPPPRKRSPRAIKRKPKRPTTLIEEFLDESSQLRYIFFPGQKTAIDPLNDAGNESLYYHPGRIWLDTDGNPIQAHGGGILYDDRSRTYYWYGEYKDGPTYYAHKKAAARVDIIGVGCYSSKDLWTWKNEGIVLAAEEANETHDLHTSNVLERPKVIYNKNTNKYVMWMHIDDANYTKASVGIAISNSPTGPFDYIRSTRPHGFESRDMTIFKDDDDVAYLVYSSEDNSELHIGPLTQDYLDVTNVMRRILVGQHREAPALFKHEGTYYMITSGCTGWAPNEALAHAAESVMGPWETMGNPCVGGNKVFRLATFFAQSTFVLPLHGFPGVFIFMADRWNPADLRDSRYVWLPLLVGGPVDRPLDYSFGFPLWPRVSIYWHKRWKLPYKWSGKN from the exons GAAGCAGATATCGGTTCTCCCTTATGGTATGCAGCTTCATAGGATGCGTACTCCTGTTTCACGTGTACTTCCTTAACCAAAGTCAACACAGTCAACACGCGGTAATGCAAATGAACAGTGACCATCCATATTACCGTGAGCTAGTAGAAGTGGAAGACGATGGCATTAAAATCCCACCACCTAGAAAGCGGTCCCCACGTGCTATTAAACGGAAACCTAAACGACCAACCACCCTGATTGAAGAGTTTCTCGATGAATCTTCTCAACTTAGATACATATTCTTTCCTGGTCAAAAGACTGCCATTGACCCACTTAATGATGCTGGTAACGAAAGTCTTTATTATCATCCTGGTAGAATCTGGTTGGATACTGACGGGAATCCTATTCAAGCTCATGGTGGAGGTATTCTATATGATGATCGATCAAGAACGTACTACTGGTATGGTGAATATAAAGATGGACCCACTTACTATGCTCACAAAAAGGCAGCAGCTCGG GTTGACATCATCGGTGTGGGTTGCTATTCTTCAAAAGATCTTTGGACATGGAAGAACGAGGGTATCGTGTTAGCAGCCGAAGAAGCAAACGAAACGCATGATCTTCATACATCTAATGTATTAGAAAGACCAAAAGTAATTTAtaacaaaaatacaaataaatatgtaaTGTGGATGCATATTGACGACGCCAACTACACCAAAGCGTCTGTAGGAATCGCCATCAGCAACTCCCCGACGGGCCCCTTCGACTACATCAGAAGCACAAGACCACACGGTTTCGAAAGTCGAGACATGACCATTTTCAAAGATGATGATGACGTGGCGTATCTGGTGTACTCTTCAGAAGACAACAGTGAGCTTCATATTGGGCCGCTGACACAAGATTACCTTGATGTGACAAATGTCATGAGACGGATTCTCGTGGGCCAGCACCGTGAAGCTCCAGCGCTGTTCAAGCATGAAGGGACTTATTACATGATCACTTCGGGTTGCACTGGGTGGGCTCCAAACGAGGCCCTGGCCCATGCAGCGGAATCTGTTATGGGCCCATGGGAGACGATGGGGAATCCATGTGTTGGGGGTAACAAAGTCTTTCGGCTTGCTACGTTTTTCGCCCAAAGCACGTTTGTTCTTCCTTTACATGGGTTTCCGGGTGTTTTTATATTTATGGCAGACCGATGGAACCCTGCGGATTTACGGGACTCGAGGTATGTATGGTTGCCTTTGTTGGTTGGGGGACCTGTAGACCGCCCCCTTGACTACTCGTTCGGGTTCCCTTTGTGGCCTCGGGTGTCGATATATTGGCATAAAAGATGGAAACTTCCCTATAAATGGAGTGGTAAAAACTAA
- the LOC110895170 gene encoding uncharacterized protein LOC110895170 isoform X1, with the protein MENKTRMKNKYKKPTTLNCYAGSRYRFSLMVCSFIGCVLLFHVYFLNQSQHSQHAVMQMNSDHPYYRELVEVEDDGIKIPPPRKRSPRAIKRKPKRPTTLIEEFLDESSQLRYIFFPGQKTAIDPLNDAGNESLYYHPGRIWLDTDGNPIQAHGGGILYDDRSRTYYWYGEYKDGPTYYAHKKAAARVDIIGVGCYSSKDLWTWKNEGIVLAAEEANETHDLHTSNVLERPKVIYNKNTNKYVMWMHIDDANYTKASVGIAISNSPTGPFDYIRSTRPHGFESRDMTIFKDDDDVAYLVYSSEDNSELHIGPLTQDYLDVTNVMRRILVGQHREAPALFKHEGTYYMITSGCTGWAPNEALAHAAESVMGPWETMGNPCVGGNKVFRLATFFAQSTFVLPLHGFPGVFIFMADRWNPADLRDSRYVWLPLLVGGPVDRPLDYSFGFPLWPRVSIYWHKRWKLPYKWSGKN; encoded by the exons ATGGAGAACAAAACGAGGATGAAGAACAAATACAAGAAACCAACCACTTTAAATTGCTATGCAGGAAGCAGATATCGGTTCTCCCTTATGGTATGCAGCTTCATAGGATGCGTACTCCTGTTTCACGTGTACTTCCTTAACCAAAGTCAACACAGTCAACACGCGGTAATGCAAATGAACAGTGACCATCCATATTACCGTGAGCTAGTAGAAGTGGAAGACGATGGCATTAAAATCCCACCACCTAGAAAGCGGTCCCCACGTGCTATTAAACGGAAACCTAAACGACCAACCACCCTGATTGAAGAGTTTCTCGATGAATCTTCTCAACTTAGATACATATTCTTTCCTGGTCAAAAGACTGCCATTGACCCACTTAATGATGCTGGTAACGAAAGTCTTTATTATCATCCTGGTAGAATCTGGTTGGATACTGACGGGAATCCTATTCAAGCTCATGGTGGAGGTATTCTATATGATGATCGATCAAGAACGTACTACTGGTATGGTGAATATAAAGATGGACCCACTTACTATGCTCACAAAAAGGCAGCAGCTCGG GTTGACATCATCGGTGTGGGTTGCTATTCTTCAAAAGATCTTTGGACATGGAAGAACGAGGGTATCGTGTTAGCAGCCGAAGAAGCAAACGAAACGCATGATCTTCATACATCTAATGTATTAGAAAGACCAAAAGTAATTTAtaacaaaaatacaaataaatatgtaaTGTGGATGCATATTGACGACGCCAACTACACCAAAGCGTCTGTAGGAATCGCCATCAGCAACTCCCCGACGGGCCCCTTCGACTACATCAGAAGCACAAGACCACACGGTTTCGAAAGTCGAGACATGACCATTTTCAAAGATGATGATGACGTGGCGTATCTGGTGTACTCTTCAGAAGACAACAGTGAGCTTCATATTGGGCCGCTGACACAAGATTACCTTGATGTGACAAATGTCATGAGACGGATTCTCGTGGGCCAGCACCGTGAAGCTCCAGCGCTGTTCAAGCATGAAGGGACTTATTACATGATCACTTCGGGTTGCACTGGGTGGGCTCCAAACGAGGCCCTGGCCCATGCAGCGGAATCTGTTATGGGCCCATGGGAGACGATGGGGAATCCATGTGTTGGGGGTAACAAAGTCTTTCGGCTTGCTACGTTTTTCGCCCAAAGCACGTTTGTTCTTCCTTTACATGGGTTTCCGGGTGTTTTTATATTTATGGCAGACCGATGGAACCCTGCGGATTTACGGGACTCGAGGTATGTATGGTTGCCTTTGTTGGTTGGGGGACCTGTAGACCGCCCCCTTGACTACTCGTTCGGGTTCCCTTTGTGGCCTCGGGTGTCGATATATTGGCATAAAAGATGGAAACTTCCCTATAAATGGAGTGGTAAAAACTAA